TGGAGCTGGTGCGCGACCATGCGCCCGGCGCGGTGATGCATTACAACAACCCGATCAAGAACAAGCGCGAGATCGAACGCGCTTATGAAGAATTCGGCGTTCGCAGCTTCACCATCGACCACCCCCAGCAGCTCGACCAGCTCGCCGCCGTGGTGTCGCCGTCGCGCGATGTGGAAGTGACCACCCGCTTCAAGGCCGGCAAGGCGCTCAAATCCTATGACTTCGGCATCAAGTTCGGCGTGATGGAACAGGGTGCGGCCGAAATCGTCACCGCGGTCGAGAAGATGGGCTATACGCCCAGCCTGTGCTTCCATGTCGGCAGCCAGTGCGAAGACGCCTATGCCTATGAGCGCCATATCGCAGCGGCAGCGCGCATCGTGGAAGAGAGCGGCATCGAGCTCAAGCGCCTCAATATCGGTGGCGGCTATCCGGCCCCCTACCCGACCAGCGAAGCCCCGCCGATGGACTATTATTTCGAAACCATCGCCACGGCCGTGAACGATCACTTCGGCGAGAAGAACAAGCCCGAGCTGATCATCGAGCCGGGCCGCGCGCTTGTCACGTCCTCGACGTCTCTGCTGCTGCGCGTAAAACATCAGCGCGGCGGCCAGTCGGTCTATGTCAATGACGGCGCCTATGGCAGCCTGATGGAAGTCAAGTTCATGCATTTCACGCCGCCGGTGCGCGTCTGGCGCGGCCCGCGCGTGCATGACAATGATGCCCAGTTCTCCGAATTCACCATCTGGGGGCCCACCTGCGACAGCTATGACGTGCTGCCCCAGGTCTTCACCCTGCCCTCCGATATCGATGAGGACGACTGGATCGAGTTCGGCCTGATGGGCGCCTATACCCAGGCATCGCTGACCCCGTTCAACGGCTTCGACCGCCGCGACCAGTTCTGGGTCGAGGACGTCTATACCGGCAAGGACCAGCAGCCGGAATAAGCCGCATGCCGGACGACATGAGGCCACCTGCTCCGGCGGGTGGCCTCTGCTTTCCGGTTACATGCATGTGCCGTCTTGTGTGGCCCGCAGGCTCGCCTAAGTGC
This sequence is a window from Devosia ginsengisoli. Protein-coding genes within it:
- a CDS encoding type III PLP-dependent enzyme — encoded protein: MTTEPKHVYPNTSALIAAEAPDFPAFLFSEREFHRAIKVFKKGFDGLLTYAVKCNPSPHIIAQLHQEGLKAFDVASNTEMELVRDHAPGAVMHYNNPIKNKREIERAYEEFGVRSFTIDHPQQLDQLAAVVSPSRDVEVTTRFKAGKALKSYDFGIKFGVMEQGAAEIVTAVEKMGYTPSLCFHVGSQCEDAYAYERHIAAAARIVEESGIELKRLNIGGGYPAPYPTSEAPPMDYYFETIATAVNDHFGEKNKPELIIEPGRALVTSSTSLLLRVKHQRGGQSVYVNDGAYGSLMEVKFMHFTPPVRVWRGPRVHDNDAQFSEFTIWGPTCDSYDVLPQVFTLPSDIDEDDWIEFGLMGAYTQASLTPFNGFDRRDQFWVEDVYTGKDQQPE